GAACTGCATAAAACTGACCAGCAGTTTCTTCAGTTAGTTTAGTATATTTTAATGCAATGATTTTAAAACCTGCTGCAGTAATGTCATTAATTATTGCGCCGATATGTCCGTTTGCAACTGCATCCGGTTTAATCATGGTAAATGTTCTGTTTGTACTCATCTTATTTCAATTTTTTTGCAAAATTACATTTTATACTGCTAATATTAAAGCTTCAAATATAATACGCTCCATTTAATCATTTAATCATTAGCTTTGCAACGAAAATTATGCTATCTGTTTCCGAAATAAAATCATTGCTGGCTACGCCGCAGAAAATTGTAATTACCACCCATCATAAACCTGATGGTGATGCGATGGGGTCATCTTTGGGCTTATATGCTTATCTGATCCAGAAAGGGCACCATGTAAAGGTGATTACGCCTACGGATTACCCTTACTTTTTACATTGGCTTCCCAATAATTCTGATGTGATCATTTATACGGAACAACAGGAATTATCTGCCAGGTTGGTGGAAGAAGCTTCTATGGTATTCTGTCTGGATTTTAATACGCTGAGCAGAATCAATGAACTTGGAGAGTTGGTGAGGGCATCGGATGCTTATAAGATCATGATTGATCATCACCTGGATCCCGAAGATTTTGACGATTATCGCCATTGGAGTATCAGTGCCTGTGCAGCAGCTCAACTGGTTTATGATTTTATTGTCAATGAACTGAAAGAGGGGGAATTTATGAATAAGGATATTGCGACCTGTTTGTATACAGGTATCATGACCGATTCAGGTTCTTTCCGTTTCCCTTCTGCTGATGCTACTGTTTACCGGATTGCTGCAGACCTGATTGATTTTGGCGCTGAACATTGGAGAATTCATCAACTGGTCTATGACAATGCAACGGAGAACCGACTGCGTTTTCTTGGACATTGTCTGAGCAATAAACTGGAGATTCTTCGTGATTACCGCACCGCAATCATTACTGTGACTAAAGAGGAGCTAAAAGAATTCAATATTCAGACCGGTGATACGGAAGGAATTGTAAATTATGCGCTGTCAGTAAATGGGATAAAACTTGCTGCATTTATTATTGAGAGAACTGATAAAGTTAAATTATCTTTGCGCTCCACCGGAGATTTTCCTGCAAATGAAATTTGTAAGAAATATTTTAATGGGGGAGGCCACAGGAACGCTGCAGGTGGGTATTCAGATAAAAATCTGACAGATACTGTGTTGGAGTT
This region of Pedobacter steynii genomic DNA includes:
- a CDS encoding DHH family phosphoesterase — encoded protein: MLSVSEIKSLLATPQKIVITTHHKPDGDAMGSSLGLYAYLIQKGHHVKVITPTDYPYFLHWLPNNSDVIIYTEQQELSARLVEEASMVFCLDFNTLSRINELGELVRASDAYKIMIDHHLDPEDFDDYRHWSISACAAAQLVYDFIVNELKEGEFMNKDIATCLYTGIMTDSGSFRFPSADATVYRIAADLIDFGAEHWRIHQLVYDNATENRLRFLGHCLSNKLEILRDYRTAIITVTKEELKEFNIQTGDTEGIVNYALSVNGIKLAAFIIERTDKVKLSLRSTGDFPANEICKKYFNGGGHRNAAGGYSDKNLTDTVLEFKALLEEYKTQLLQ